TTGTGAAGCCAATGTAACACTTGTGCCTTAGTTGATAAACAAGGGAGCAAAGAAAGAGCTTATTATCACCCCCTTGATTAGATTATTTAAGATGATCGGTTAGTAAATTCACTAGCTTATCTCTTTTATAAACGACAAATTTAAAGACTTTTCCATCTTTTGTTTTAACAATCATCCGATTTGGAATAATTTTCATTGTACTTGCTTTGTCAACTGAATCAATATCACTTATCAAGATTTCAGTTGTTCCACCTTGAATATTTAATTTATGAGCTTTGAATATTAACCTTTTATCTGTAATCGTTAATTGCCCTCCAACAGCTTGCACCCCTTTAAATAAATTAGCCGGCGTTTTCTCAACTAAAAAGTTCTCATTTGCTTGAAGGTTCACTGTCATATTCTCATTCTCCCTTATGAATAATTTAGTAGCTTCATATTCATTATTTTCCTAATAAGTCGCTTCCATATTACGGAATGCATATAAAAATTATCCTATATATTTCTATAGATAGGTATAGGGATTATTATTTAAAAAACCTTGTATTTGAGGTGCGGATAGAACTATGAGATCAGCTTGCTTATAAGACTCTCCGCTTATTTTAAAGAAGCCATTGTCAGCATATTAATTTTGAAGTCAATCTACAAAAGTTGGGATTAATAAATGATAAATGAAGGAAAGAGAAAAAAGTGATGTAGTTCCCCTTTTTAGGAGCTAATCACTTTTAGTTAACTTTATTGTAGATGTAAAAGAAAAGGATATTATATCCCGGGCTTATGTTCGTTTAAAAACTTTATAAAATCAGCACCTACTTTCGATAAAGGTTGTGACTTTTTATAATACAACATGATATTTCGAATAGAATTATCATCATCAATTTTATAGAAATACAAATTATTCGTTTCCTCTAAATAACGTGTTATTCCTGCACGAACAAAGGAAATTCCCTTTCCATTACAAGATAAATAATAGGAGGTTAGCAACTGATCAAGGTACATCGACACTTTAGGAGTAAATCCCGCCTTTCTACACATTTTTAAACTTCTTTGATACATATCGTTACCCTTTTTTAATAATAAAAAATTCTCATTCTTAAATTCACTCAAATTCACCTTTGGAATTGTTTCGTTCAGGTATTTTCCACTACCTAATTCCTTAAAAGTTAGGCGATATTTCGCCAGCTTAGTGTTAATTTCATAAGCAGCTGGAACTGCCAGAACGATTTGTTCTTCTGCCCATACAGAAGAGTCGAAAATTTTAGGATCTCTTTTTTCAACATCAATAATAATATCCATTACTCCTGATCTTAGGCATTTTACTAAATCATCTGCATTTGCCTCCATCAGGTTTACTGTATAATCCGGGTATTCTTTCTTAAACTCTTGAACGATTGTTGGCAAAGTATAGGCACAAAAGAAGGAAGCTCCTCCTACATTAATCGTTTTTCTATTATTATTTTGAAAACTAATAAAGTAAGTTTTCATATCTTTTTCTATTTCCATGATTTTCTCTATGCATTCAATATAATATTCTCCTACCGGCGTTAGTTGAACTGGATTACTACTTCTATCGAAAATAGGAAGTCCAATTTTTTCCTCTACCTTTTTAATCGCTGCGCTAAGCGCCGGTTGTGATATATAAAGCTCTTCCGCCGCTTTAGAGAAACTTTTATTTAAATAAACCGCGTAAACATACCCCATATATTTCAACATAACATTCCTTCCCCCTCTTTTTCACTTACATATTATTAGACTATCATTTTAAACAATTTCTGAATATTCTAATTATTGTTGTTTAGTCTGCTACTATTTATATGAATCGTCAAAGTTAAATGTTGACTATCTTTAAAGAACACATTTTCTATATAACTAAAAATATATATGCTTATAAACTTTTTGATATTTGAGTATACGATTGAATTTACTTAATATTATAACAACTGAAGGAAGACGATACAAAATGTGTAAACTAGTTCTAAATCTCTTAAACGAGAAGTGAACAGTACACCTTATCGTCTCTTAAATAAGAAAGGGAGGGTATAAATGAATTTGTTAGAAGAAAAATTTTCAAGACTTGGGGCTGAAAATGCACCTGGACAGGAAGGGCGCCAAGACACTACTAAAATTCTACTTCGAGGGGAAAAAATTCCCGGTACACCAGTTGATTTTTCCCATGGTGATGTTGATGCGTTTGAACCAATACCAGGGTCTTTAGAACATTTCGTCGAAGGAGTTCGTATTGGAGGTAAACAAGCTTACACTGAATATCGTGGTAGCAAAGTAATTCGTGAAAATATTGCTACAAAGCTTTCTAATTTTACAGGCGTCATTATAAATGAGGACAGAAATTTAATTATTACACCAGGAACACAAGGTGCTCTTTTTTTAGCAATGGGAGCTACGATTTCTAGAGGGGATAAAGTTGCAATTGTAGCACCGGATTATTTTGCTAATAGAAAACTTGCCGAATTTTTTGAAGGTGAAATTATTTCCATCCAAATGGATTATTTAAATACAAGCACCTGCTCAGGTTTGGACTTAACACAGTTAGAGGAAGCATTTAAATCTGGGGTTAAACTCTTTTTATTTTCTAATCCTAATAACCCTACTGGGGTAATCTATTCACAAGATGAGATTCACACGATTGCTAAACTTGCACAACAATATGGGGCCACTGTTATTGTAGACGAACTATACTCACGTCAAATCTTTGATAACCGATCTTATTCACATCTGTGTGCTCAAAATATTATAGATAACGAAAATTTGGTCACTATTATGGGCCCATCGAAAACAGAATCATTAAGTGGATACCGGCTAGGCGTCGCATTTGGATCCTCTAAAATAATTGACCGTATGGAGAAATTACAAGCTATCGTGTCTCTTCGTGCGGGAGGCTATAGTCAGGCAGTACTAAATTCTTGGTTTTCCGAGCCAGAAG
Above is a genomic segment from Lysinibacillus sp. PLM2 containing:
- a CDS encoding LysR family transcriptional regulator; this translates as MLKYMGYVYAVYLNKSFSKAAEELYISQPALSAAIKKVEEKIGLPIFDRSSNPVQLTPVGEYYIECIEKIMEIEKDMKTYFISFQNNNRKTINVGGASFFCAYTLPTIVQEFKKEYPDYTVNLMEANADDLVKCLRSGVMDIIIDVEKRDPKIFDSSVWAEEQIVLAVPAAYEINTKLAKYRLTFKELGSGKYLNETIPKVNLSEFKNENFLLLKKGNDMYQRSLKMCRKAGFTPKVSMYLDQLLTSYYLSCNGKGISFVRAGITRYLEETNNLYFYKIDDDNSIRNIMLYYKKSQPLSKVGADFIKFLNEHKPGI
- a CDS encoding aspartate aminotransferase, whose product is MNLLEEKFSRLGAENAPGQEGRQDTTKILLRGEKIPGTPVDFSHGDVDAFEPIPGSLEHFVEGVRIGGKQAYTEYRGSKVIRENIATKLSNFTGVIINEDRNLIITPGTQGALFLAMGATISRGDKVAIVAPDYFANRKLAEFFEGEIISIQMDYLNTSTCSGLDLTQLEEAFKSGVKLFLFSNPNNPTGVIYSQDEIHTIAKLAQQYGATVIVDELYSRQIFDNRSYSHLCAQNIIDNENLVTIMGPSKTESLSGYRLGVAFGSSKIIDRMEKLQAIVSLRAGGYSQAVLNSWFSEPEGWMNRRIEQHQAIRDDLLAKFNAAPGFKVRATEAGSYIFPKLPELDVSISEFVKILRLQAAVTVTPGTEFGSQFTDSFRINFSQNHKAAVEAIDRIIKVVEQYRK